The following proteins are encoded in a genomic region of Tachysurus fulvidraco isolate hzauxx_2018 chromosome 22, HZAU_PFXX_2.0, whole genome shotgun sequence:
- the si:ch1073-429i10.3 gene encoding histone H3.3A: MARTKQTARKSTGGKAPRKQLATKAARKSAPSTGGVKKPHRYRPGTVALREIRRYQKSTELLIRKLPFQRLVREIAQDFKTDLRFQSAAIGALQEASEAYLVGLFEDTNLCAIHAKRVTIMPKDIQLARRIRGERA; the protein is encoded by the exons ATGGCTCGTACAAAACAGACAGCTCGTAAATCTACAGGAGGAAAAGCGCCCCGTAAACAGCTCGCCACTAAAGCGGCTCGGAAAAGTGCGCCCTCTACAGGTGGGGTGAAGAAACCGCACCGTTACAG GCCTGGTACTGTGGCTTTACGTGAGATCCGACGTTATCAGAAATCCACAGAGCTGCTGATCAGGAAGCTGCCGTTCCAGCGACTCGTCCGAGAAATTGCTCAGGACTTTAAAACTGATCTGAGGTTTCAGAGTGCAGCAATAGGAGCCCTGCAG GAGGCAAGTGAAGCATATCTGGTAGGTCTATTTGAAGACACTAATCTGTGTGCTATCCATGCCAAACGTGTCACCATCATGCCCAAAGACATCCAGCTGGCACGACGTATCCGTGGAGAACGTGCTTaa
- the eif3k gene encoding eukaryotic translation initiation factor 3 subunit K — translation MLSDCFRFSSLSSGVSYSTVSVSTCFYYTNILYTIQQQLFLLNMATSFEQMRANVAKLLRGIDRYNPENLATLERYVETQARENAYDLEANLAVLKLYQFNPAYFQTSVTSQILLKALTNLPHTDFTLCKCMIDQPHQEERPIRQILYLGNLLETCHFQSFWASLEENRELIDGITGFEDSVRKFICHVVGITYQTIEHRLLAEMLGDPLDTQVKVWMNKYGWLEDDDGRIFIYNQEESIKPKNIVEKIDFDSVSSIMATSQ, via the exons ATGCTGTCGGACTGTTTCCGGTTTTCTTCGCTCTCTTCCGGAGTGAGTTACTCCACTGTCTCCGTCTCCACGTGTTTTTATTACACTAACATTTTGTACACAATTCAGCAGcagctgtttttattaaacatggcGACGTCTTTTGAGCAAATGCGCGCGAATGTCGCTAAACTGTTAAGAGGCATCGACAG GTATAACCCAGAGAACCTGGCCACACTGGAGCGGTATGTGGAGACTCAGGCGAGAGAAAACGCCTACGACCTGGAGGCCAATCTGGCGGTGCTGAAACT gtaccaGTTTAATCCTGCCTACTTCCAGACTAGTGTGACGTCTCAGATCCTGCTGAAGGCCTTAACAAACCTCCCACACACCGACTTCACTCTGTGCAAGTGTATGATAGACCAACCACAT CAAGAGGAGCGACCAATCAGACAGATCCTCTACCTCGGCAACCTGCTGGAGACCTGTCACTTTCAAAGCTTctgg gcaAGTCTGGAGGAGAACCGGGAGCTGATTGATGGGATCACAGGTTTTGAAGACTCTGTTCgtaaat tcatCTGCCATGTTGTAGGGATCACGTATCAGACCATTGAGCACCGGCTGTTAGCGGAGATGTTAGGAGACCCACttg ACACGCAGGTGAAAGTGTGGATGAATAAGTACGGTTGGctggaggatgatgatggtCGGATCTTCATCTATAATCAGGAGGAGAGCATTAAACCCAAAAACATTGTGGAGAAGATTGACTTTGACA GCGTGTCCAGTATCATGGCAAcatcacagtaa
- the gpr184 gene encoding G protein-coupled receptor 184 has protein sequence MDAMKATSRPDALTQMNTSLNVTQNLMCVDIKDSPVNDLLIGIYITALVLGLVFNLLTAWPIIQQIRKKNVLGVYLLSLCISDVLYILTMPLWIIYYYNDHRWTLGLDLCKLAGFVYYSNMYISIYLLCCISIDRCLAVTFPLKTKTFHRFRYAWLISGLIYIFTASLHVLVILMDKVTDPLDEYERCYETFPMTERVALFNLLRVVIGFLLPLLVLAVCYFQIFRKVKESVGLDNQGKRKVKLLSVGVIAIFSVCYAPYHIQLLIRSIAFNCFHFNDYCEFEQAQHFYFSGTLAMSSLNSVVDPLLYVLVSNGMRESVRFCCRTKSCSCT, from the exons ATGGATGCAATGAAGGCGACGTCTCGTCCTGATGCTCTCACTCAG ATGAACACGTCTCTGAATGTGACAcagaatctgatgtgtgtggaCATTAAGGACAGCCCAGTTAACGATTTGCTAATAGGCATCTACATCACTGCGCTGGTGCTGGGTTTGGTGTTCAACCTGCTCACGGCGTGGCCCATCATCCAGCAGATCCGCAAGAAGAACGTGCTGGGCGTCTACCTGCTCAGTCTCTGCATCTCAGACGTTCTCTACATCCTCACCATGCCGCTGTGGATCATTTACTACTACAACGACCACCGCTGGACGCTCGGCCTCGACCTGTGCAAGCTGGCTGGGTTTGTTTATTACTCCAACATGTACATCAGCATCTACCTGCTGTGCTGCATCTCTATCGACCGCTGCCTGGCTGTCACCTTTCCTCTGAAGACCAAGACATTCCACCGCTTCAGGTACGCCTGGCTCATCTCAGGGCTGATCTACATCTTCACTGCCAGCCTGCACGTCCTGGTCATCTTAATGGACAAGGTGACGGACCCTCTAGATGAATACGAGCGCTGTTACGAGACATTTCCCATGACTGAGCGTGTGGCTCTGTTTAACCTCCTGCGTGTGGTCATCGGCTtcctgctgccactgctggtgtTAGCTGTGTGCTACTTTCAGATCTTCAGGAAGGTGAAGGAAAGCGTGGGACTTGACAATCAGGGCAAGCGTAAGGTCAAACTGCTGTCTGTGGGAGTCATCGCCATCTTCTCTGTCTGCTACGCTCCCTATCACATCCAGCTGCTCATTCGCTCCATCGCTTTCAACtgctttcattttaatgattacTGTGAATTTGAACAAGCGCAGCACTTTTACTTCTCAGGGACACTGGCCATGTCCAGCCTGAACAGCGTGGTGGATCCTCTGCTCTACGTCTTAGTGAGTAACGGCATGAGGGAAAGCGTACGCTTCTGCTGTAGGACCAAATCCTGCAGCTGCACATAA